From the genome of Gemmatimonadales bacterium:
CCACTGCGACCGCGGACGAGGTGACGAATCCCAGCTCCAGGAGCAGTGCGGTCCGGAGCGACCGTCGCCCTCGGCCAGCCACTTCAGCTACACGCTACCGCCGCATCGGCCGTTGCCGGCGGAATTGGGGGTGTCACTCCGTAGAAGATCACGCACGTTTCGGTGGTCAGCGGCACCGCCGTCGCTCTCGCCGACCAACCCGCGTCAGTCGCATTCACTATGGTCACGAGAACACCGGACGAGGGACTGAACTGGATGCCTGCGCCGGGAATTACTCCGCCGTAGTAGGTCCGGTTCTCTACCCAGTATCCTTCCTGAGCGGTGGCCAGGTTGCGCAAGTCGGAGCGCATCGAGGCCACCACGGCCTTCTCTTTCG
Proteins encoded in this window:
- a CDS encoding prepilin-type N-terminal cleavage/methylation domain-containing protein, which gives rise to MVTRCRTARIAIRRNRRGFTLIELLIVVVIIGLLAAIAIPKFANTKEKAVVASMRSDLRNLATAQEGYWVENRTYYGGVIPGAGIQFSPSSGVLVTIVNATDAGWSARATAVPLTTETCVIFYGVTPPIPPATADAAVACS